Sequence from the Coxiella endosymbiont of Amblyomma sculptum genome:
AATTGTAACCTACAGGAGATTCTCCAATCCATACACCAGACGGTCCAATTCCATTACTTTTCGACACGCAATAAAAATCCCTGATACCATACATTTACGATCTGTTCCGTCATGACGAATAGTCAATACCTCTCCTTTTCCACCAAAAAGCACTAACTGATGAGAAAACAATCCCGGAAGACGAACAGAGTGAATGGGAATGTCAGTCTCTTTTTTTGTTAACGTATTGCAGCAGCAATCGAGAGGTTTTTTCTGAAGTTCGATATTAGTAGAGACGGAAGATTTGGAAAGAGAGATGTTTTTCTCTCTGTTTTGAGAAGATTGTACCTCCGTCATCATTTGAGCGGTTCTGATTGCAGTTCCTGAAGGGGCGTCTGTTTTTTGGGGATGGTGCATTTCGACAATTTCGGAATCGGGGAAATACCGAGAAGCATCTTTAGCATACTTCATCATCAAGATCGCTCCTAAAAAAAAGTTTGGAGCAACAATTCCACCCAATTTTTTTGTTCGACATCGTCTCGATAGGATATCAATTTGTTCGGCAGTCAATCCTGTTGTTCCAATCACAGGTCGAGCTCCCGCGTCGATAATTTTTTTTGTGTTGGAAAAAACCGCACTGGGGGTAGTGAAATCGATAACTACGTCTGCTCTCGTTATTTTTATGACCGTTGTTAAATCGTCTCGACGACCAGTTCCTGCGACCAATCGAAGATCAACTTGAGTCGCAATATTTTCTCTAATTACACGACCCATTTTCCCATTAACTCCATTAACAATAATGTCGATCATATCTCGATATTCAGTCAGACTGAAAATTATCCATTACAAAATTCCAATTAACTATACGCCAAAAATTATTAATATATTGT
This genomic interval carries:
- the dapB gene encoding 4-hydroxy-tetrahydrodipicolinate reductase, with the protein product MIDIIVNGVNGKMGRVIRENIATQVDLRLVAGTGRRDDLTTVIKITRADVVIDFTTPSAVFSNTKKIIDAGARPVIGTTGLTAEQIDILSRRCRTKKLGGIVAPNFFLGAILMMKYAKDASRYFPDSEIVEMHHPQKTDAPSGTAIRTAQMMTEVQSSQNREKNISLSKSSVSTNIELQKKPLDCCCNTLTKKETDIPIHSVRLPGLFSHQLVLFGGKGEVLTIRHDGTDRKCMVSGIFIACRKVMELDRLVYGLENLL